One genomic region from Oncorhynchus clarkii lewisi isolate Uvic-CL-2024 chromosome 21, UVic_Ocla_1.0, whole genome shotgun sequence encodes:
- the LOC139378456 gene encoding differentially expressed in FDCP 6-like isoform X2, with translation MTAKLRLLVVDVVLSHNLYTVLNIPHDPVALEEHFQDDDDGPVSKHGYMPYLNKYILAKVKEGAYDKEMFDDLCWMMTMKKNYRPTSGQGGLLCSLRDCFKLFCLFNLLSEDHYPLIMIPQEVEYLMKKISTAMNQEWDGKPLEDLLSQDASVQEEGMSVWVFLDHMGAGRLLRVSNAGAFSLALDQVFFEMYHNVLKRGYMWKKGHVRRNWMERWFVLRPSFMAYYASEDLKDKKGEIPLDQYCVVEAIPDRDGKRCLFCVKTTSKTYEMSAADQRQRVEWTQALQTAVRLQGERKSSLHQELKLKRQVQREQSQRERSLSASSSRGNQSEEHTIKDLEKEKERQGQEIESIIQHQREVEARRREEEEKEREQQKEVQRELERQLDEAEKLRESMQAEMAEKEKEAEQQRKRIQELELTQQKLEAALNTEIQAHMEEERVRLELEGVLQAEEEKSRQCLLLQEQQEAPRHFSPREEAPNRVKEERPAPSALHYASQELQSLRETRERSHQHLEEVQEKLRKASIHVRHWNVQLNRLMKPIAPGDKLSSLPVKITCSKQEGALASSEFIAKLQPRANQETQQILESRSATEEKGLQEQVEAFTLSEPGGS, from the exons ATGACTGCGAAACTCAGATTATTAGTGGTGGATGTG GTTCTCTCCCACAACCTGTACACGGTGTTGAACATCCCTCACGACCCCGTAGCACTGGAGGAACACTTCCAAGATGATGACGATGGACCGGTGTCAAAACATGGCTACATGCCctacctcaacaaatacatactggccaag GTCAAAGAGGGTGCATACGACAAGGAGATGTTTGACGATTTGTGCTGGATGATGACCATGAAGAAAAACTACAGACCTACCAGTGGCCAGGGGGGGCTGCTGTGCTCCCTGAGAGACTGCTTCAAACTTTTCTGTCTCTTCAACCTGCTGTCGGAGGACCACTACCCACTCATCATGATTCCACAGGAG gtggAGTACCTGATGAAGAAAATCTCCACTGCGATGAACCAGGAGTGGGACGGCAAGCCCCTGGAGGACCTGCTATCCCAGGATGCCTCTGTCCAGGAGGAGGGCATGTCGGTGTGGGTGTTCCTGGATCACATGGGCGCCGGGAGGCTGCTGAGGGTCAGCAATGCGGGTGCCTTCAGTCTGGCTCTGGACCAGGTCTTCTTTGAGATGTACCACAACGTCCtcaagagg ggttacatgtggaaaaagggaCATGTGCGCAGGAACTGGATGGAGCGTTGGTTTGTACTCAGGCCATCCTTCATGGCCTACTACGCCAGCGAGGACCTGAAAGACAAGAAGGGAGAGATTCCATTGGACCAGTATTGTGTTGTGGAG GCTATTCCAGACAGGGATGGGAAGCGTTGTCTCTTTTGTGTGAAGACCACCAGCAAGACCTATGAGATGAGTGCCGCTGACCAGAGACAGAGGGTGGAATGGACCCAAG ccttgCAGACTGCCGTCCGTCTCCAGGGTGAGCGCAAGTCCTCCCTCCACCAGGAACTAAAGCTGAAGAGGCAGGTCCAGCGCGAGCAGAGTCAACGGGAGCGCAGCCTGAGCGCCAGCAGCAGCCGCGGCAACCAATCAGAAGAGCATACCATTAAAGACCTGGAGAAGGAAAAAGAACGGCAAGGACAGGAGATAGAGAGTATTATTCAG CACCAGCGAGAGGTGGAGGCACGgcgcagggaggaggaggagaaagagagggagcaacAGAAGGAGGTccagagagagttggagagacagCTAGACGAGGCAGAGAAG TTGCGGGAGAGCATGCAGGCTGAGATGGCAGAGAAGGAAAAGGAGGCCGAGCAGCAGAGGAAGAGGATCCAGGAGCTGGAGCTGACCCAGCAGAAACTGGAGGCTGCTCTCAACACAGAGATACAGGCccacatggaggaggagagagtcaggCTGGAGCTAGAAGG ggtactgcaggcagaggaggagaagagcaggCAGTGTCTGCTCCTCCAGGAGCAGCAGGAGGCACCCCGCCACTTCAGCCCCAGGGAGGAGGCCCCAAACAGAGTGAAGGAAGAGCGGCCAGCCCCCTCTGCCCTCCACTATGCCTCCCAGGAGCTCCAGAGCCTCCGAGAGACCCGAGAGAGGAGTCACCAACACCTGGag GAAGTTCAGGAGAAGCTTCGTAAAGCCAGCATCCATGTCCGACACTGGAACGTTCAGCTCAACCGCCTAATGAAACCCATCGCACCTGGGG ACAAGTTATCATCGTTGCCAGTGAAAATCACCTGCTCGAAACAGGAGGGGGCGTTAGCCAGCAGTGAGTTTATCGCTAAACTCCAACCAAGAGCCAATCAAGAAACTCAGCAAATACTTGAGAGCCGATCGGCTACAGAAGAGAAAGGACTACAGGAACAGGTGGAGGCTTTCACCCTGTCAGAGCCTGGGGGATCGTGA
- the LOC139378456 gene encoding differentially expressed in FDCP 6-like isoform X1, giving the protein MSVSTMELQSELLKSIWYAFTSLDMEKCGKVSKSQLKVLSHNLYTVLNIPHDPVALEEHFQDDDDGPVSKHGYMPYLNKYILAKVKEGAYDKEMFDDLCWMMTMKKNYRPTSGQGGLLCSLRDCFKLFCLFNLLSEDHYPLIMIPQEVEYLMKKISTAMNQEWDGKPLEDLLSQDASVQEEGMSVWVFLDHMGAGRLLRVSNAGAFSLALDQVFFEMYHNVLKRGYMWKKGHVRRNWMERWFVLRPSFMAYYASEDLKDKKGEIPLDQYCVVEAIPDRDGKRCLFCVKTTSKTYEMSAADQRQRVEWTQALQTAVRLQGERKSSLHQELKLKRQVQREQSQRERSLSASSSRGNQSEEHTIKDLEKEKERQGQEIESIIQHQREVEARRREEEEKEREQQKEVQRELERQLDEAEKLRESMQAEMAEKEKEAEQQRKRIQELELTQQKLEAALNTEIQAHMEEERVRLELEGVLQAEEEKSRQCLLLQEQQEAPRHFSPREEAPNRVKEERPAPSALHYASQELQSLRETRERSHQHLEEVQEKLRKASIHVRHWNVQLNRLMKPIAPGDKLSSLPVKITCSKQEGALASSEFIAKLQPRANQETQQILESRSATEEKGLQEQVEAFTLSEPGGS; this is encoded by the exons ATGTCTGTCTCCACAATGGAACTACAATCCGAACTGCTCAAGTCCATCTGGTACGCGTTCACATCGCTGGACATGGAGAAATGCGGCAAAGTATCGAAGTCCCAGCTGAAG GTTCTCTCCCACAACCTGTACACGGTGTTGAACATCCCTCACGACCCCGTAGCACTGGAGGAACACTTCCAAGATGATGACGATGGACCGGTGTCAAAACATGGCTACATGCCctacctcaacaaatacatactggccaag GTCAAAGAGGGTGCATACGACAAGGAGATGTTTGACGATTTGTGCTGGATGATGACCATGAAGAAAAACTACAGACCTACCAGTGGCCAGGGGGGGCTGCTGTGCTCCCTGAGAGACTGCTTCAAACTTTTCTGTCTCTTCAACCTGCTGTCGGAGGACCACTACCCACTCATCATGATTCCACAGGAG gtggAGTACCTGATGAAGAAAATCTCCACTGCGATGAACCAGGAGTGGGACGGCAAGCCCCTGGAGGACCTGCTATCCCAGGATGCCTCTGTCCAGGAGGAGGGCATGTCGGTGTGGGTGTTCCTGGATCACATGGGCGCCGGGAGGCTGCTGAGGGTCAGCAATGCGGGTGCCTTCAGTCTGGCTCTGGACCAGGTCTTCTTTGAGATGTACCACAACGTCCtcaagagg ggttacatgtggaaaaagggaCATGTGCGCAGGAACTGGATGGAGCGTTGGTTTGTACTCAGGCCATCCTTCATGGCCTACTACGCCAGCGAGGACCTGAAAGACAAGAAGGGAGAGATTCCATTGGACCAGTATTGTGTTGTGGAG GCTATTCCAGACAGGGATGGGAAGCGTTGTCTCTTTTGTGTGAAGACCACCAGCAAGACCTATGAGATGAGTGCCGCTGACCAGAGACAGAGGGTGGAATGGACCCAAG ccttgCAGACTGCCGTCCGTCTCCAGGGTGAGCGCAAGTCCTCCCTCCACCAGGAACTAAAGCTGAAGAGGCAGGTCCAGCGCGAGCAGAGTCAACGGGAGCGCAGCCTGAGCGCCAGCAGCAGCCGCGGCAACCAATCAGAAGAGCATACCATTAAAGACCTGGAGAAGGAAAAAGAACGGCAAGGACAGGAGATAGAGAGTATTATTCAG CACCAGCGAGAGGTGGAGGCACGgcgcagggaggaggaggagaaagagagggagcaacAGAAGGAGGTccagagagagttggagagacagCTAGACGAGGCAGAGAAG TTGCGGGAGAGCATGCAGGCTGAGATGGCAGAGAAGGAAAAGGAGGCCGAGCAGCAGAGGAAGAGGATCCAGGAGCTGGAGCTGACCCAGCAGAAACTGGAGGCTGCTCTCAACACAGAGATACAGGCccacatggaggaggagagagtcaggCTGGAGCTAGAAGG ggtactgcaggcagaggaggagaagagcaggCAGTGTCTGCTCCTCCAGGAGCAGCAGGAGGCACCCCGCCACTTCAGCCCCAGGGAGGAGGCCCCAAACAGAGTGAAGGAAGAGCGGCCAGCCCCCTCTGCCCTCCACTATGCCTCCCAGGAGCTCCAGAGCCTCCGAGAGACCCGAGAGAGGAGTCACCAACACCTGGag GAAGTTCAGGAGAAGCTTCGTAAAGCCAGCATCCATGTCCGACACTGGAACGTTCAGCTCAACCGCCTAATGAAACCCATCGCACCTGGGG ACAAGTTATCATCGTTGCCAGTGAAAATCACCTGCTCGAAACAGGAGGGGGCGTTAGCCAGCAGTGAGTTTATCGCTAAACTCCAACCAAGAGCCAATCAAGAAACTCAGCAAATACTTGAGAGCCGATCGGCTACAGAAGAGAAAGGACTACAGGAACAGGTGGAGGCTTTCACCCTGTCAGAGCCTGGGGGATCGTGA
- the LOC139378454 gene encoding malonyl-CoA-acyl carrier protein transacylase, mitochondrial-like: protein MHIKVVLRKGVSVNMRGATLLKMRTSSITELRSFPFLCRKVSNNPHQYGSQNGTQTSPETKDQLIENEPTEEEQRRPKRKPSESSVLLFPGQGSQFVGMGRGLLKYRNVKDMFAVAQKILGYDLLSMCLDGPEEELMKTVHCQPAVFVTSLAAVERLNHENPAAIENCVAAAGFSVGEFAALVFSGAMDFTEALYAVKVRAEAMQTASELIPSGMLSVMGRPQAKYKHACLQAREHCLSLGIKEPVCSVANYLFPDGRVIAGHKEALDFLQQNSRKLHFLRARPLPVSGAFHTALMESATEPLRDVLRQVEVRRPEINVYSNVDAKRYMHEGHVRRQLAKQLVSPVKWEQTLHEVFERTQGQSFPHTYEVGPGKQLGATLQKCNMKAYKSYTHVDVTTHDD, encoded by the exons ATGCACATTAAGGTTGTCCTGCGAAAAGGTGTATCAGTCAACATGAGAGGCGCTACTCTCCTCAAAATGAGGACATCTTCAATAACGGAGCTTAGGTCATTTCCCTTCTTGTGCAGGAAAGTGTCAAACAACCCCCATCAGTatggctcacagaacgggacacaAACATCACCCGAGACCAAAGACCAACTCATTGAGAATGAGCCCACGGAGGAAGAGCAACGGAGACCCAAAAGGAAACCGAGCGAGAGTTCTGTGCTGCTCTTCCCCGGGCAGGGGAGTCAGTTCGTGGGTATGGGTCGCGGGCTTCTGAAATACAGAAACGTCAAGGACATGTTTGCCGTCGCGCAGAAGATACTGGGCTACGACTTGCTGTCTATGTGCCTAGATGGACCAGAGGAGGAATTGATGAAGACAGTCCACTGTCAGCCCGCAGTGTTTGTCACATCACTGGCAGCTGTGGAGAGGCTGAACCACGAAAACCCAGCG gccattGAGAATTGTGTGGCTGCTGCAGGATTTAGTGTGGGAGAGTTTGCAGCCCTGGTGTTTTCTGGTGCCATGGATTTCACAGAAG CCCTGTATGCGGTGAAGGTGCGGGCAGAGGCCATGCAGACCGCGTCAGAGCTGATCCCTAGCGGCATGCTGTCGGTAATGGGACGGCCCCAGGCTAAGTACAAACATGCCTGTTTGCAAGCCAGGGAGCACTGCCTTAGCCTGGGCATCAAGGAGCCCGTCTGCAGCGTGGCCAACTACCTTTTCCCCGACGGGAGAGTCATCGCTGGCCACAAAGAG gcACTGGACTTCCTACAACAGAACTCGAGGAAACTTCACTTCCTGCGTGCGCGGCCGCTCCCGGTGAGTGGGGCTTTCCACACGGCGCTGATGGAGTCTGCCACCGAGCCCCTGAGAGATGTCCTCAGACAGGTGGAG GTACGTCGGCCCGAGATCAACGTGTACTCCAACGTGGACGCCAAGCGCTACATGCATGAGGGCCACGTGCGCAGGCAGCTGGCCAAGCAGCTGGTGTCACCAGTTAAGTGGGAGCAGACCCTCCACGAGGTGTTTGAGAGGACCCAGGGTCAGAGCTTCCCCCACACCTACGAGGTGGGCCCCGGGAAGCAGCTGGGGGCCACGCTGCAGAAGTGCAACATGAAAGCCTACAAGAGCTACACACACGTGGACGTCACCACCCACGATGACTGA